Proteins co-encoded in one Marmota flaviventris isolate mMarFla1 chromosome 9, mMarFla1.hap1, whole genome shotgun sequence genomic window:
- the LOC114098559 gene encoding ubiquilin-1-like, translated as MARARKEAGDSQLVSGREPSSRIIRVSVKTPRDCQEFLLAEDSSVRHFKKQIAECRHCDIDRLVLIFTGKILRDQDLLSQRGILDGTTVHLVVRTRLKGLAIPGAMPGTTGHSTHRSEALASEGASMLIRLGRLAWSSPDLADFFSQLTQLLMTAPESVVQFLENPLIQGLGNEKQANHVPGNHVPGNHVPESSRPVQKHDPALKTLETLQKRAQQQELLEAGKQRLETLKAVPGGDNAMHPICSDLQQLMLSTLALLVVSKGHISGSESCKGETNAHGNSDTPTTIPTASVPARPLEQEVSTGVVTQVRGMASNQASSGHRTGIPDIHSGQEPSSQDSQQSIEKNSLPNQLRPSPSILRGLLYALQQNPSLLHQMTTGSPMHHQIPILSILTNPRALQALIQIEQGLQILSREVPALGPFLRDPARPHGARGVAENRGHRENSVQPTLAVLQFLHELVHACSQSTQSSLSSYLVTEGCYHQELEQLKALGFANHDANLQALMATDGDIYAAIERLLGMP; from the coding sequence ATGGCACGGGCTAGGAAAGAAGCAGGGGACAGCCAGCTGGTGTCTGGTAGGGAGCCGTCATCACGTATCATCCGAGTGTCTGTCAAGACCCCACGGGACTGCCAGGAATTTTTGCTGGCAGAAGATAGTAGTGTTCGTCACTTTAAAAAGCAGATCGCTGAATGCCGTCACTGTGACATTGATCGATTGGTACTCATCTTCACTGGAAAAATCCTTAGGGATCAAGATTTACTGAGCCAGCGGGGCATCCTGGATGGCACTACAGTCCACTTGGTGGTGAGGACTCGTTTGAAAGGGTTAGCCATCCCTGGAGCTATGCCAGGCACCACAGGCCACAGCACCCATCGTTCTGAAGCACTAGCCTCTGAGGGGGCTTCGATGCTCATTAGGCTTGGTCGGCTGGCCTGGAGCTCACCTGATCTGGCTGACTTCTTTAGCCAGCTGACTCAACTCCTGATGACTGCACCAGAGTCTGTGGTGCAGTTCTTGGAAAACCCTTTAATTCAAGGTCTGGGCAATGAGAAACAAGCAAACCACGTTCCTGGCAACCACGTTCCTGGCAACCACGTTCCTGAATCCTCAAGGCCAGTACAGAAACATGACCCAGCTCTCAAGACTCTGGAAACCTTGCAGAAGCGAGCCCAGCAGCAGGAGCTCCTGGAGGCAGGGAAACAGAGGCTGGAGACCTTGAAGGCCGTGCCAGGTGGTGACAATGCCATGCATCCAATCTGCTCTGATCTCCAGCAGCTCATGCTCTCCACTCTGGCCCTGTTAGTTGTCTCTAAAGGCCACATTTCAGGTTCAGAGTCCTGCAAAGGAGAAACCAATGCTCATGGCAATTCTGATACTCCCACCACCATTCCTACTGCTTCTGTGCCTGCTAGGCCATTGGAACAAGAGGTCAGTACAGGAGTGGTTACCCAGGTCAGGGGCATGGCCTCAAATCAGGCCAGTTCAGGGCATAGGACTGGTATTCCAGACATACATTCAGGCCAGGAGCCTTCTTCTCAGGATAGCCAGCAGTCCATAGAGAAAAATTCTCTACCCAATCAGCTGAGACCTTCACCCTCTATTTTGCGTGGACTCTTGTATGCCCTACAGCAGAATCCAAGTCTGCTACACCAGATGACAACTGGCAGTCCCATGCATCATCAGATACCAATACTTTCCATTCTCACCAACCCGCGAGCACTTCAGGCACTGATACAGATAGAACAAGGCCTACAAATACTGTCCAGGGAGGTGCCTGCACTAGGTCCATTCTTACGGGACCCAGCTAGGCCACATGGGGCTAGAGGAGTCGCAGAAAATAGGGGTCATAGAGAAAACTCTGTGCAACCCACCTTGGCTGTTCTTCAGTTCCTTCATGAATTGGTCCATGCCTGTTCGCAGTCTACCCAGTCCTCATTATCCTCATACCTTGTCACCGAAGGTTGCTACCATCAAGAACTTGAGCAGCTGAAGGCCTTGGGTTTTGCTAATCATGATGCCAACCTGCAGGCCCTGATGGCCACAGATGGAGACATCTACGCTGCCATTGAGAGACTGCTGGGAATGCCATAG
- the LOC114098560 gene encoding olfactory receptor 52D1-like, whose amino-acid sequence MSASNISDNSLPDTLVLTGIPGLEFAHIWIAIPFCAAYLVTLLGNAAIILVIMTHSALHAPMYLFLCLLSLTDLALSSTTVPKTLVILWLHAGEISFAGCLTQMFCVHAIYALESSVLLAMAFDRYVAICKPLRYTVILNNTVIGSIALVSILRSIAFVSPFIYLLRRLPYCGRHVMAHTYCEHMGIARLACANITANIVYGLTVALLAVGLDSILIAISYGFILHAVFCLPSQDARRKALSTCGSHLGVILVFYIPAFFSFLTHRFGHNRVPKHVHIFLANLYVLVPPVLNPIIYGARTKEIRSRLLRLFLLGKISTCEHDAKCFYCLSLVNC is encoded by the exons ATGTCAGCCTCCAACATCAGTGATAACAGTCTTCCAGACACTCTCGTTCTGACAGGGATCCCAGGGCTGGAGTTTGCCCATATCTGGATTGCAATTCCATTCTGTGCTGCATATCTGGTAACACTGCTTGGCAATGCTGCCATCATCCTTGTCATTATGACACACAGTGCCTTGCATGCACCCATGTaccttttcctttgtcttctctCACTCACTGACCTGGCTCTCAGCTCCACCACTGTGCCCAAGACACTTGTCATTTTGTGGCTCCATGCAGGTGAGATTTCCTTTGCTGGATGCCTGACCCAGATGTTTTGTGTCCATGCTATCTATGCTCTGGAGTCCTCAGTTCTCCTGGCCATGGCTTTTGATCGATATGTGGCTATCTGCAAACCATTGAGATACACAGTTATCCTCAACAATACAGTAATAGGCAGTATTGCACTTGTTAGTATACTCCGTAGTATAGCTTTTGTCTCCCCCTTCATTTACCTGCTGAGGCGACTGCCCTACTGTGGCCGCCATGTCATGGCTCATACATACTGTGAGCATATGGGCATTGCTCGGCTGGCCTGTGCCAACATCACTGCCAATATTGTCTATGGGCTGACTGTGGCCCTTCTGGCTGTGGGTCTGGATTCCATCCTCATTGCCATCTCCTATGGCTTTATCCTCCATGCTGTCTTTTGTTTGCCATCTCAAGATGCCAGACGCAAGGCTCTGAGTACCTGTggctcccaccttggtgtcatcCTCGTTTTCTACATCCCtgccttcttctccttcctcaccCACCGCTTTGGTCACAACCGAGTTCCCAAGCATGTGCACATCTTTCTGGCGAATCTCTATGTGCTGGTGCCTCCTGTACTCAATCCCATTATCTATGGAGCTAGAACCAAGGAGATTCGGAGTCGACTTCTAAGACTGTTTCTCTTGGGGAAGATCTCAACATG TGAGCATGATGCCAAATGTTTCTATTGCCTCAGTTTGGTCAACTGTTAA
- the LOC114098561 gene encoding olfactory receptor 51I2-like, translating into MGNFRINSSDAPSFILTGFPGMEAMEPWLSLPLLLFYAISIVGNSLILLIVKEEESLHQPMYYFLSLLSVNDLGVSLSTLPTVLAALCFRARVITFNACLAQTFFIHLFSWTESGILLAMSVDRYVAICNPLRYAAVLTNTRILAMGLGTVLRSFALILVFPLLLHRLPFCHAQNVLSHAYCLHVDMIKLACTDISLNSHYGLSIVLLTFGLDSALILIFYVLILRSVLAIASREERLKTLNTCVSHILAVLVFYVPMVSVSIVHRFGAGLPHAVHILMSILYLFVPPMLNPVIYSIKTKEIRRRLLKMLFRFKR; encoded by the coding sequence ATGGGCAACTTCAGGATCAATTCCTCTGATGCTCCCAGCTTTATTCTGACGGGTTTTCCAGGGATGGAGGCCATGGAGCCCTGGCtatcccttcctctccttttattCTATGCCATCTCTATCGTGGGCAACAGCCTGATCCTCCTCATTGTAAAGGAGGAAGAGAGCTTGCACCAGCCCATGTACTACTTCTTGTCCCTGCTCTCAGTCAATGACTTGGGCGTGTCCTTGTCCACATTGCCAACTGTGCTGGCTGCCCTCTGCTTCCGTGCCCGAGTGATCACCTTTAATGCTTGCTTGGCTCAAACGTTTTTCATCCACCTCTTTTCTTGGACAGAGTCTGGCATCCTTCTGGCTATGAGTGTCGATCgatatgtggccatctgcaacccGCTGCGCTATGCTGCAGTGCTCACCAATACCCGCATCCTGGCCATGGGCCTGGGGACTGTCCTCCGCAGCTTTGCCCTCATCCTGGTTTTCCCCCTGCTGCTGCACAGACTGCCCTTCTGCCATGCCCAGAATGTTCTCTCCCATGCTTACTGCCTTCATGTGGATATGATTAAATTGGCATGTACTGATATCTCCCTCAATAGCCATTATGGGCTGTCTATTGTGCTGCTCACCTTTGGCCTGGACTCTGCACTCATCCTCATCTTCTATGTACTCATTCTACGATCAGTGCTAGCCATTGCCTCTCGGGAGGAGCGCCTTAAGACCCTCAATACGTGTGTGTCTCACATCTTGGCTGTGCTCGTCTTCTATGTGCCCATGGTCAGTGTGTCCATTGTGCATCGCTTTGGGGCTGGCTTACCCCATGCTGTCCATATTCTAATGTCCATCCTCTACCTCTTTGTGCCTCCCATGCTGAATCCTGTCATCTACTCCATTAAGACAAAGGAAATACGCCGCAGACTGTTGAAGATGCTTTTCAGGTTCAAGCGCTGA
- the LOC114098510 gene encoding olfactory receptor 51I2-like produces MGGDTHNSSGLPPFTLTGLPGLEASQHWMILLLGLLYTVSIMGNSLILFIIKEEQSLHQPMYYFLSLLSVNDLGVSFSTLPTVLATFCFHIREISFNSCMTQMFFIHFFSFIESGILLVMSFDRYVAICHPLRYATVLTDARVVQMGMSAIIRSFCMIFPLPLLLLRLPFCKANVLSHAYCLHPDLIRLPCGDVTINNIFSLVIVISTFGLDSALVFISYVLILRSVLAIASREERLKTLNTCVSHMCAVLIFYVPKVGVSMAARYGRHAPPYIHTLMSLIYLFVPPMLNPVIYSIKTKEIWRRLCKILLRRKF; encoded by the coding sequence ATGGGAGGAGACACCCACAACAGCTCAGGGTTGCCTCCTTTCACCTTGACAGGGCTCCCAGGGCTGGAGGCCTCCCAGCACTGGATGATTTTGCTCCTTGGACTCCTCTACACTGTCTCAATCATGGGCAATAGCCTGATCCTTTTCATTATCAAGGAGGAGCAGAGCTTGCATCAGCCTATGTACTATTTCCTGTCCCTGCTCTCAGTTAATGACCTGGGTGTGTCTTTCTCCACGCTGCCCACAGTACTGGCCACATTTTGCTTCCACATAAGAGAAATCAGTTTCAATTCCTGCATGACCCAaatgttctttattcattttttctctttcatcgAGTCTGGGATCCTGCTGGTCATGAGCTtcgaccgctatgtggccatctgtcaccccctgcGCTATGCTACAGTGCTCACTGATGCCCGTGTGGTGCAGATGGGCATGTCTGCTATTATTCGCAGTTTCTGCATGATTTTCCCTCTGCCTTTGCTTCTGTTGAGGCTGCCCTTCTGCAAGGCCAACGTGCTCTCCCATGCCTACTGCCTGCATCCAGATCTGATCCGCCTGCCCTGTGGTGACGTCACCATCAATAATATCTTTAGTCTAGTCATTGTCATCTCTACATTTGGCCTGGATTCTGCACTCGTATTCATCTCCTATGTGCTCATACTGCGTTCTGTGCTTGCCATTGCCTCCAGGGAGGAACGACTGAAGACGCTCAACACGTGTGTGTCACACATGTGTGCTGTGCTCATCTTCTATGTGCCCAAGGTTGGCGTGTCCATGGCTGCTCGCTATGGGAGGCATGCCCCACCCTATATACATACACTCATGTcccttatttatctatttgtgcCTCCGATGCTCAACCCTGTCATCTATTCCATCAAAACCAAAGAGATTTGGCGAAGGCTTTGCAAAATTCTTCTGAGAAGGAAGTTTTGA
- the LOC114098450 gene encoding olfactory receptor 52D1-like: MSASNISDNSLPDTLFLTGIPGLEFAHIWIAIPFCALYLVALLGNAAIILVVVTYSGLHTPMYLFLCLLSLTDLALSSTTVPKTLAILWIHAGEISFTGCLAQMFCVHSIYALESSVLLAMAFDRYVAICNPLRYTTILNHIVIGRISIVGVFRSVAIVSPFIYLLRRLPYCGHHVMAHTYCEHMGIARLACANITVNIVYGLTVALLAVGLDSILIAISYGFILHAVFCLPSQDARRKALSTCGSHLGVILVFYIPAFFSFLTHRFGHNRVPKHVHIFLANLYVLVPPVLNPIIYGARTKEIRSRLLRLFLLGKIST; encoded by the coding sequence ATGTCAGCCTCCAACATCAGTGATAATAGTCTCCCAGACACTCTCTTCCTAACAGGAATCCCAGGGCTGGAGTTTGCCCATATCTGGATTGCAATTCCATTCTGTGCCTTGTACCTGGTAGCATTGCTTGGCAATGCTGCCATCATCCTTGTCGTTGTGACATACAGTGGCCTACATACACCCATGTACCTCTTCCTTTGTCTTCTCTCACTCACTGACCTGGCTCTCAGCTCCACCACAGTGCCCAAAACACTTGCCATTTTGTGGATCCATGCAGGTGAGATTTCCTTTACTGGATGCCTGGCCCAGATGTTTTGTGTCCATTCTATCTATGCTCTGGAATCCTCAGTTCTCCTGGCCATGGCCTTTGATCGATATGTGGCTATTTGCAACCCACTGAGATACACAACCATTCTCAACCATATTGTCATAGGCAGAATTAGCATTGTTGGTGTATTCCGGAGTGTAGCTATTGTCTCCCCTTTCATTTACCTGCTGAGGCGACTGCCCTACTGTGGCCACCATGTCATGGCTCACACATACTGTGAGCATATGGGCATCGCTCGGCTGGCCTGTGCCAACATCACTGTCAATATTGTCTATGGGCTGACTGTGGCCCTTCTGGCTGTGGGTCTGGATTCCATCCTCATTGCCATCTCCTATGGCTTTATCCTCCATGCTGTCTTTTGTTTGCCATCTCAAGATGCCAGACGCAAGGCTCTGAGTACCTGTggctcccaccttggtgtcatcCTCGTTTTCTACATCCCtgccttcttctccttcctcaccCACCGCTTTGGTCACAACCGAGTTCCCAAGCATGTGCACATCTTTCTGGCGAATCTCTATGTGCTGGTGCCTCCTGTACTCAATCCCATTATCTATGGAGCTAGAACCAAGGAGATTCGGAGTCGACTTCTAAGACTGTTTCTCTTGGGGAAGATCTCAACATGA